A section of the Oncorhynchus tshawytscha isolate Ot180627B linkage group LG09, Otsh_v2.0, whole genome shotgun sequence genome encodes:
- the LOC112245988 gene encoding stannin, protein MYITDHSPTTGVVTFIVILIAVAALGVLICGCWCYLLLQRIGQSEDEESIVGEGETKEPFLMVPYSTRGPHIEHKTKLTHNGTENHT, encoded by the coding sequence ATGTACATCACAGACCACAGCCCCACTACTGGGGTGGTGACATTCATAGTGATCCTCATTGCTGTTGCTGCCCTCGGTGTTCTCATCTGCGGATGTTGGTGCTACCTGCTCCTGCAGCGGATTGGCCAGTCTGAAGATGAGGAGAGTATTGTAGGAGAGGGCGAGACCAAGGAGCCCTTCCTGATGGTACCGTACTCCACCAGGGGCCCACACATCGAGCACAAAACCAAGCTCACCCACAACGGCACTGAGAATCACACTTAA